A genomic segment from Acipenser ruthenus chromosome 5, fAciRut3.2 maternal haplotype, whole genome shotgun sequence encodes:
- the LOC117402594 gene encoding WD repeat and coiled-coil-containing protein-like codes for MELGKAKLLRVGLNALSQAIHPVHGIAWTDGRQVGLTAIYMVNGEPMFGDANVIGQFEHVLGLFWGPACCTDSPPLLAVQHKKHVTVWQLQLSTLEPNKLLCRQTCEMGEPFPVLSQGCVWHPKKDVLAILTKKDASVLFTVRTDNRRVKADIKASGLIHCACWTKDGTRLVVAIGSALHSYIWNDIQKSLSMCSFCPIFDVGGYICAIESTMDAQVAVATELPLDKICGLNAGIAFDVPTGTETGSLPSQSSVLVVDEDRFFDLRRKSIDSERSLAVSSIASSTSGPLDLTHILANHRKSDPSPLIHLKRRDHATGTGQDSSHLILVTFERKVTTTRKVSIPGILVPDIIAFDPKAHTVAVASNTCNMVLVYSVTSSAMPNIQQIQLQKNERPKGVCFLNDTMLLLLVGKQKSNDPAFLPSSNTDKYIIRLMTKELIYDKESCSSTVSAQSPQSLLDLGVSIPGIKKYFENLSKEDRAVGKELLLPGNTAIQSPSGRRKFIEEVKSEESPVTSVTDLTDKATSSDSSIAIEHFDAEPINRSAGLNMMGMFCSEPSRPSSPRLEAERLNCAPTVPMSNSLPKDKNVEQLSQNLEHLFVRFSEVQQCLSEITDFTRNGKKSSGAYPASSEPPFINITCHKQLSENVFIDERRPVLLCEGKLSLRVVQELFNLSIVEMSHGTLWIVLVADGEGFVPLTFKPKDEIAVRDGRAKTVSLSSYSAKMSQSESPHVAT; via the exons aTGGAACTTGGCAAGGCAAAGCTCTTGAGGGTTGGTCTTAATGCTTTAAGTCAAGCTATTCACCCTGTGCATGGAATTGCCTGGACAGATGGCAGGCAGGTAGGACTAACAGCCATATACATGGTCAATGGGGAGCCTATGTTTGGTGATGCCAATGTCATTGGGCAGTTTGAACACGTTCTTGGACTATTTTGGGGTCCTGCCTGCTGCACAGACTCCCCACCCCTTCTTGCTGTCCAGCACAAGAAGCATGTTACTGTGTGGCAGCTCCAGCTCAGCACTCTGGAGCCGAACAAACTCCTGTGCAGGCAGACGTGCGAAATGGGAGAGCCTTTTCCTGTGCTCTCCCAGGGTTGTGTGTGGCACCCCAAGAAGGATGTCCTTGCAATACTGACAAAAAAGGATGCATCAGTATTATTTACTGTCAGGACGGACAATCGCAGGGTGAAAGCAGACATAAAAGCCAGTGGCCTGATACACTGTGCATGCTGGACAAAGGACGGCACACGACTGGTAGTTGCTATAGGGAGTGCTCTCCACTCGTACATTTGGAATGACATTCAGAAGAGTCTAAGCATGTGTTCTTTTTGTCCGATATTTGATGTTGGAGGATACATCTGTGCTATAGAGTCTACAATGGATGCCCAAGTTGCTGTTGCTACCGAGCTACCTTTAGATAAGATTTGTGGTCTCAATGCTGGAATTGCTTTTGATGTCCCAACTGGTACAGAAACAGGATCTTTACCATCTCAGTCTTCAGTACTGGTTGTGGATGAAGACAGATTCTTCGATTTAAGGAGGAAGTCTATTGACTCTGAAAGATCCCTGGCTGTAAGTTCAATAGCTTCCTCTACATCTGGCCCTCTGGACTTAACTCATATCCTTGCAAATCACAGGAAGTCTGATCCCAGTCCGCTCATTCATTTGAAGCGCAGAGACCATGCTACTGGAACTGGTCAAGACTCTTCGCACCTGATCTTGGTGACATTTGAAAGAAAGGTGACCACAACAAGAAAAGTAAGCATCCCTGGTATTCTGGTCCCTGACATCATAGCCTTTGATCCCAAAGCCCATACTGTGGCAGTGGCCTCCAATACATGCAACATGGTGCTGGTGTACAGTGTGACCTCCTCAGCCATGCCCAATATACAGCAGATCCAGCTTCAGAAAAACGAGAGGCCTAAGGGGGTTTGCTTCCTAAATGACACAATGCTGTTGCTTTTAGTTGGGAAGCAGAAGTCAAAcgaccctgctttcctcccctcCTCAAACACGGACAAATACATCATCAGACTGATGACCAAGGAACTCATTTACGATAAAGAATCTTGTTCCTCGACAGTATCTGCTCAATCTCCGCAATCTCTCCTCGACTTGGGGGTCAGCATCCCAGGCATTAAGAAGTACTTTGAAAACCTGTCTAAGGAAGATCGGGCGGTGGGAAAAGAGCTACTGCTGCCAGGAAATACTGCCATCCAGTCTCCCAGCGGCAGGAGAAAGTTCATCGAAGAAGTCAAGAGTGAGGAGAGCCCAGTGACGAGTGTGACAGACCTTACAGACAAAGCAACCTCCAGCGACTCATCGATCGCCATTGAACATTTTGATGCAGAGCCTATAAACCGGTCAGCAGGCTTGAATATGATGGGGATGTTTTGCAGTGAGCCCAGCAGGCCAAGCTCTCCTCGATTAGAGGCAGAAAGACTCAATTGTGCCCCAACCGTCCCAATGAGTAACAGCCTTCCAAAGGACAAAAATGTGGAGCAGCTGTCGCAAAACCTGGAACATTTGTTTGTCAGATTTTCAGAGGTACAGCAATGCCTCTCGGAAATCACAGACTTCACTCGAAATGGAAAGAAATCCTCTGGAGCCTATCCAGCATCTTCTGAGCCCCCCTTTATTAACATCACTTGCCAT AAGCAGCTTTCTGAGAATGTATTCATCGATGAGAGACGgcctgtgctgctgtgtgaaggcaAGCTGTCCCTGCGAGTCGTCCAAGAGCTGTTTAATCTCTCCATTGTGGAAATGTCACACG GCACACTCTGGATAGTTCTGGTTGCTGATGGTGAAGGCTTTGTTCCATTAACATTCAAACCCAAGGATGAAATCGCAGTTAGAGATGGGAGGGCGAAAACTGTCTCATTGTCTTCCTACAGTGCCAAGATGTCACAGTCAGAATCTCCACACGTTGCAACTTAA